A single region of the Anguilla anguilla isolate fAngAng1 chromosome 17, fAngAng1.pri, whole genome shotgun sequence genome encodes:
- the LOC118217244 gene encoding interleukin-21 receptor-like, translated as MEERESFMSHDYFEVTLHSEMSGYQTSVSMNSTFQPASNIKPEAPSNLTVARNSSGYRFTWSSNYESHPYESFENNLRYQLLYHRTGSPDEGTVVHPLGKTQHIDDVHLETDTQYTAVVSSHPGPGYRGQWSEWSPPVHWRTKAIPMRGLGALRFLWNVALPVCVVVGILLCFVFTPTARLKVKVWPVIPTPAPYFQPLFKSYSGNFRSWLLSQGGPGEPLKAEEAEKIETVTEAWPLRGEETRPPSPAWRPAPSPAPYVTAGNEVWCAGGPAPCPAQGDRPDTPLSVSLIEVGLAEIFGSRSLGLVLAGEGEWESEDPTPGLDWELENLMPNLDWGPQNPTPDLDGEPKNPILSLDGCWPREPLTALPKGLCAHQDYCTLSGPHNELVPGAALRPTGTGVDKDHGSGSSHNALGPQAELDDVES; from the exons ATGGAGGAAAGGGAATCGTTCATGTCTCACGACTATTTCGAAGTGACTCTCCATTCCGAAATGAGCGGATATCAAACCAGCGTGTCAATGAATTCTACATTCCAACCCGCAAGTAACA TAAAACCAGAGGCTCCAAGCAATTTGACTGTTGCCAGGAATTCCAGCGGCTACCGGTTCACGTGGAGTAGTAATTATGAGAGCCATCCGTACGAATCATTCGAAAATAATTTGCGTTACCAGCTGTTGTACCACAGGACTGGATCCCCAGATGAG GGAACTGTAGTCCATCCTCTGGGGAAAACACAGCACATTGATGACGTCCATCTAGAAACAGACACTCAGTACACTGCAGTTGTGTCATCTCACCCGGGTCCAGGTTACCGAGGGCAGTGGAGTGAGTGGAGCCCCCCGGTGCACTGGAGGACAAAGGCCATCCCAA TGAGAGGGTTGGGAGCGCTCAGGTTTCTCTGGAATGTAGCCTTGCCCGTGTGTGTCGTAGTCGGGATCCTGCTCTGTTTCGTCTTCACTCCGACTGCCAG GTTAAAGGTAAAAGTCTGGCCCGTGATCCCCACGCCTGCTCCATATTTTCAGCCTCTCTTCAAGAGCTACAGCGGAAATTTCCGG AGCTGGCTGCTGTCCCAGGGCGGTCCGGGGGAGCCGCTCAAAgcggaggaggcggagaagaTCGAGACGGTGACGGAGGCGTGGCccctgaggggggaggagaccCGCCCGCCGAGCCCCGCCTGGCGCCCCGCGCCGTCCCCCGCTCCCTACGTCACCGCCGGCAACGAGGTCTGGTGCGCgggtggccccgccccctgccccgcccaagGGGACCGCCCCGACACGCCCCTCTCCGTGTCCCTGATCGAGGTCGGCCTGGCGGAGATCTTCGGCTCTCGGTCGCTGGGCCTGGTGTTGGCCGGTGAAGGGGAATGGGAGTCCGAGGACCCCACGCCCGGCCTGGACTGGGAGCTCGAGAACCTCATGCCCAACCTCGACTGGGGGCCCCAGAACCCCACTCCTGACCTGGATGGGGAGCCCAAAAACCCCATACTTAGCCTGGACGGCTGCTGGCCCCGGGAACCTCTGACCGCCCTGCCCAAGGGACTGTGTGCCCACCAGGACTACTGCACCCTCTCTGGCCCCCACAACGAGCTCGTCCCCGGGGCCGCGCTCAGACCCACCGGCACCGGGGTGGACAAGGACCATGGCTCAGGgagctcccacaatgcacttggCCCTCAAGCAGAGCTGGACGATGTCGAGAGCTGA
- the LOC118217213 gene encoding 3-phosphoinositide-dependent protein kinase 1-like, which yields MDPAPVITNPQPPRKKRPEDFKFGKILGEGSFSTVVLARELSTSKEYAIKILEKRHIIKENKAQYVKRERDVMSHLDHPFFVKLYFTFHDEEKLYFGLSYAKSGELLRYIRKIGSFDETCTRFYSAEIVCALEYLHAKGIIHRDLKPENILLNEEMHIQITDFGTAKQLCPDSKQARANSFVGTAQYVSPELLTEKSACKSSDLWALGCIIYQLVAGLPPFRAGNEYLIFQKIIKLEYEFPEKFFPKAKDLVEQLLSLNPSKRIGCDEMGGYNPLRGHPFFESISWENLHLQTPPSLTPYLPAMSEDEEDCYGHYDDLLSQFSSLQVEQSGSSRSLSVPDNAPPQRSRSNIEQYVHDLDNNAFELDLQFSNEEKLLLLEKQTSRNPWHQFVENNLILKMGPVDKRKGLFARRRQLLLTEGPHLYYVDPVNRVLKGEIPWSPELRPEAKNFKTFFVHTPHRTYYLMDPSGNADRWCDKIQEVWRKIYHKHQNAGL from the exons ATGGACCCGGCACCCGTAATCAcgaacccccagcccccccgcaaGAAGAGGCCCGAGGACTTCAAGTTCGGCAAGATCCTCGGAGAAGGCTCCTTCTCTACG GTTGTTCTGGCGAGAGAACTGTCGACATCAAAGGAGTATGCAA TCAAAATCCTGGAGAAGCGGCACATCATCAAGGAGAACAAGGCCCAGTACGTCAAGAGGGAGCGCGACGTCATGTCGCACCTGGACCATCCCTTCTTCGTCAAGCTCTACTTCACCTTCCACGACGAGGAGAAGCTGT ATTTCGGCTTGAGCTACGCCAAGAGCGGGGAGCTGCTCAGGTACATCCGCAAAATAGGCTCTTTCGACGAGACCTGCACCAGGTTCTACTCGGCAGAGATCGTCTGCGCGCTGGAATATCTGCACGCCAAGGGGATTATACACAG GGACCTGAAACCAgagaatattttactgaatgaAGAGATGCACATTCAAATAACGGACTTCGGGACCGCAAAGCAGTTGTGTCCGGACAGCAAGCAAG CGCGAGCGAACTCGTTCGTCGGAACCGCGCAGTACGTCTCTCCGGAGCTGCTGACGGAGAAGTCCGCCTGCAAAAG CTCAGACCTGTGGGCCCTGGGCTGTATAATCTACCAGCTGGTGGCAGGACTCCCCCCATTCAGAGCCGG AAACGAGTACCTAATATTCCAGAAGATCATAAAGCTTGAATATGAATTTCCGGAGAAGTTCTTCCCAAAAGCGAAGGATCTCGTTGAGCAGCTGTTA TCTTTGAACCCCTCGAAGCGGATTGGCTGCGACGAGATGGGCGGGTACAACCCCCTGAGGGGGCACCCCTTCTTCGAGAGCATCTCGTGGGAGAACCTGCACCTGCAGACGCCCCCCAGCCTCACCCCCTACCTGCCCGCCATGtccgaggacgaggaggactGCTACGGCCAt TACGACGACCTCCTCAGCCAGTTCAGCAGCCTGCAGGTGGAGCAGTCCGGCTCCTCCCGCTCGCTGTCCGTGCCCGACAACGCCCCCCCGCAGAGGTCCCGCAGCAACATCGAGCAGTACGTCCACGACCTGGACAACAACGCCTTCGAGCTGGACCTGCAGTTCTCCAACGAGGAGAAGCTACTGCTGCTGGAGAAACAGACCAGCAGGAACCCCTG gCACCAATTTGTAGAGAATAATTTGATACTGAAGATGGGGCCGGTGGACAAAAGGAAG GGGCTGTTCGCGCGGCGGAGGCAGCTGCTGCTGACCGAGGGGCCGCACCTGTACTACGTGGACCCGGTCAACCGGGTCCTTAAAGGCGAGATCCCCTGGTCCCCCGAGCTCCGCCCCGAGGCCAAGAACTTCAAGACCTTCTTCGTTCACACG CCCCACAGGACGTACTATCTAATGGATCCCAGCGGGAACGCGGACAGGTGGTGCGATAAGATTCAGGAAGTGTGGCGAAAGATTTACCACAAGCACCAGAACGCCGGTCTGTAG
- the LOC118217315 gene encoding BTB/POZ domain-containing protein KCTD5-like, translating into MAEKSVDSSGSGCWRGPGHSPGEGAPGASSSKWVRLNVGGTYFLTTRQTLCREPKSFLYRLCQADPDLDSDKDETGAYLIDRDPTYFGPVLNYLRHGKLVLNKDLTEEGVLEEAEFYNIASLIKLIKERVRERDSKPSLVPMKHVYRVLQCQEEELTQMVSTMSDGWRFEQLISIGSSYNYGNEDQAEFLCVVSKELHNQSYGSSSSEPSEKAKILQERGSRM; encoded by the exons ATGGCAGAGAAGAGCGTCGACTCCAGCGGCTCCGGCTGTTGGAGAGGTCCCGGGCATTCTCCCGGAGAGGGGGCGCCTGGTGCCAGCTCATCTAAATGGGTCCGCTTGAACGTCGGCGGCACCTATTTCCTGACCACACGGCAGACACTGTGCCGCGAGCCCAAGTCTTTCTTATACCGACTGTGCCAGGCCGACCCCGACCTCGACTCCGATAAG gatgaAACAGGTGCCTATTTGATAGACAGAGACCCCACCTACTTCGGTCCGGTGCTGAACTACCTGAGGCACGGTAAACTGGTCCTGAACAAAGACCTCACTGAAGAAG GTGTGCTGGAAGAAGCCGAGTTCTACAACATCGCCTCACTAATAAAGCTGATCAAAGAGAGGGTCCGGGAGCGAGACAGCAAACCGTCGCTG GTTCCGATGAAGCACGTCTACAGAGTGCTGCAGTGCCAGGAAGAGGAGCTGACGCAGATGGTGTCCACCATGTCCGACGGCTGGAGATTTGAGCAG CTTATCAGCATCGGGTCGTCCTATAACTACGGGAACGAAGACCAGGCGGAGTTTCTGTGCGTCGTTTCCAAGGAGCTGCACAACCAATCatacggcagcagcagcagcgagcCCTCGGAGAAGGCCAAG attctTCAGGAAAGAGGGTCTCGAATGTGA